The stretch of DNA ATTAGTTGTTAATAAGTGAATCGTAGTGGTTATAATGTCAAAATAAACCATTGGATAGACAGCATTAAAAGGAACTCAATGTATGGCTGATGTGGCCACTTCTCCTAGACTTTCATAGATGGAAACTTActggttttcctttttctttcaaaatctaTAAAATTCTTTCTGGTCAAGAGGCTCGATATtgtgtgaaaaatgaaaagatatagTGGGATAAAAGAATAGTATAAAATACATTATCTCTAATGACAGTTCTGACTAAAAAAGGAAATCAAAAGGAAATTAGATGATTGGTCAACTTGTAATCTTAAACAAACTTATCTAACTTGACTGACATTGTCTTGTGCAGTGACCTATTCTTGCAAATATAATGACAGCTAGGGATGGACCAAGGAAGTCCTACAAGAGCCTAATATCTGTACTTGAAAAAAttgcaaacaaaaaacaaaatttactgtggtgcttttgttttgttttgggcccgcggggggggggggggggggggggggggggggtggtgggtTCTGCATTTTTATTGTGCATTAAGTTCTTAGGGAGATTGAAAGTTTCATACCTTGATATGATTGAAGCAGCTTATGTTTACCAGAAAGGGTATCTAATTGAGGTTTCCTTCGACGTTCATTGTGGCCTGCTAGGCGTTTACGACAACTTCGCTTGCCATCGTCAAATTCAGCCAGCAAATGAAACCTTATTAAATGACAGAAACCGAGTTCAAGTAAGTACTTTTAATAAGCAGAGGTGCATAATGAGTTTAAAAGCTAAATCAATCAAACAGAAAGGTGATTCTTTTTATGGTTGTACTAGATTCTACGCTTATTCAATGTAGGTTGACAAATTGAAGTTAGTAAATAAATACCTATGAAACTTGAACATATTTGGTAGGAAAGGCAAAAACTACCTGAAGGCACACTGCCAAAAACCTCTGCAATCATATGCAACATTGTTGCATGATATCAAAATTGCATTATGCACTTTTGCTTCATGTCATCAGCTGATCGCTTAGACAGATTGAAGTTATGATCTAAAAATAGGTTAGTTTTAGCCTAGAgtcataaatttttatgttgCTATTCTCGTTTTCCATTAAGCATGAGTTCATTCCTCGTCGTTCACATTGTGATCCTTAGAAGTGTTTCCACCAAACAACAGATTCTGGTATGTAGCCATTGCCTTCTGCTCCATTTGGGTTTGGTTCAGTAGTTGATTTCTACtggagtttatatatatatatatatatatcaatataaaaCATTTATGCGGATGACATCTAGAAGTGAAAGATTACGAAAGTTTCAGGGGTTTCAATGTCCCTCCTCTTAAACAAACATGTAACTAAGCCTGTggatcttaaaaaaaagaagagaagggattgtttttatttttctattttagaaaGTTTTAAAGAGGTGCTGTTCTGCTTGAATTTGTTTGATTGCCTCCTTTAATGCTTTTTATGTCTCCTCTGTGTACATAGGTTGCATACCTTTCTTGGTTTCCAGATCGTTTTTGCATAATAGTACCTAAGTGAATGTATAGTTTCAATTGGATCACAAAGCCAACAATTCTTTCTCCTACATATGCTACGAGTCAAGCAGGCCAGGGTCAATACTACTAATGCATCCCAAACACAGCGTCAGAATAAGAATCTGGCCTTATATAGATATGTGCTAAGCTAACCATTACAACTTTTGAACAATTCAAAAGCTAAAGGGAAAAAGATGACCAACCTGCTACACTGTTGGCAAAACCTCTGTTCAATGCCATTAACTATAACTTTTGTAGTCTTGGAGTGAACATCACAAACTTTATGCCTTTTGTGGTAATCCTTTGAGGAGCTCAAATCCTTGTTACAACCATAGACTTGACAGAAGGCAGTCTGAGAGTATGAACTTGTTTTGCGTGCTCGCTttgtaagcaaggatggtggttcAGACGGCAAAACCGGTCTGTATTTCAAAATCTTGCTATTCTCTACATCTTTCCAATCAGCCAATCTTCCCAGCTTCAAGTCAATCAGTGATGAATTTAGGCTGTTAGCTTCCAAGACAGAACTCGAAAGCTTTGCTTCAGAAGCCACTTCCTCAAAACATGAATTTGAAGCAAATATACACTGAGGAGAAACTGCTCTTTTACTAGTACTACAGCAAACCTCACCACTTAATATCTCCATTCCTTGGTTACCATGAAAAGGTTTTCTCACAAAGTCACGGAATTCCAATTCCATTCTCGCAACCGCTTCACCATTAGAAACAAGTCCATTGCGTTCAAAATTAAAAGTAGACTTATCACCCCATTCCGATGATTTTTTACTTGTAGCACGAACATCGACTTGTAAATCTATTTCATCGGAAAACATAAGGCCTTTCTCTTCTAAATTGTAACTCCAAGGCTCCATCATTGATCATAGAACTTAatcaaagcaaaaaaaatatgcaatgaCGTAAATGCCTACAAAAATTCcgtaaaagaaaacataaatcacCCTTCTGAAACtcaccaaaagaaaaaacactctTGCAATTCGACCCTGAAGCCCAATTCTACTCTAATCTGAAATAATACGAGTAAGAAACATAAATCTATAGAcaaatgtaaaaacaaatgCATACAGACATAAGCCGcatataaacaaacatatataacatGGAATAAACGTTGCAGGAACAAAAGAAAAGTGATGGCATTAACAATCATAAAACTGTAAATGTGACAGAAACAAATTTAATGAAACTGAATAACATTGATTGTAGATGTGCCAAAGTCAGACAGAACATTCGTAGCCCAGAACTGAAAATAACAAACAACAGTCCAAACGTACAACATGGATTACTAGCAACAATTGATGCAAAATCATTATCCGTTTAACTGCAgggaaaacagaaaaaaaaaaaaaaaaagaaaaaaaaaagaaaagaaagggaaatcaAACGTATGGTTGTCGGGAACCAAACGGAATGCACaatgaaaaatggaaaataaaaagacagCAGAAAAGGCAACGTAGAATGGGTACGAGGTAAGAGTGGTTCATTACATACCAGTAACCAGAATGAATAGTTActtagagagagacagagaggagagacagagagggcGTGGTTTCTTCAGCTTTTGAGATGAGGTCGAAGCAGATACAGTAATCGTCAACAAGATTTCCACTAACCTGTCCAAAACCATGTCGAGGTCTTTTTGTAGCTTTTGAGGGACTTTGAAATTCCGTTTTAGGGAGCCTATCTTTGCTTGGGGGAGTACTTTCACTACTTTGGTGACCAATGAGGCGTCATGACGAGCATGTTCGTTcgtttgttttaatatatgatatttttgtCTGTTCAggttaatttgttatttttttttggttgatttaaggttgcgtttagatattgaaatgagttgagttgagttgaattgaattaaattgataaaatattattataataaaatattattattttaaaatttaaaaaaattaaattatttattatattttatattaaaatttaaaaaaattctaattactTGTTAAAAGTCCCTAGTTGATATCATTAGTTCACCTTTGAGTTTTTCGAAGACTATTGATACTATTCGTTTTAAATTTCGTTATTTGAATTCTACTTGGTGATGTTACAAAtcacaattgattttttttttatcaaccagTACTTAAATGACAATTACCTAATATATGGCCACATCATCAGGTGTGATTACATATGATGTCGTTTAGGATACAAAGAAGTATTActcttttcaaattcaaaaactctACTTGTAGTCATCTAGAGGAGTTGCCGTATAGTTGCGGTTGGCGTGGCACATAAATGAAACGACGTGTTTAATAGTTGCTAGGGTGAGTTCAAATGAAACTCGCGTTAGGGCAATTGCGAAGAACACGCCCAGAAATGTCTTCTTCTCCTGTGATCTGGGCGATTTCAGAGACAGCAAAACAAGATTGCTTGGAGTCATGTATACCTCCTCTGCTTTTCTCATGATTTGCAGCTAAAATAGAGGCTtgaaatgctagattttgccaCCATCAAAGAGCTCATTGGCCGGCAAAGAAACAAATCAGAATTGCTCGGAGTCGTGTATACATCCGCTTTTCTGATGATTTGCAGATGAGATAGAGGCTTGAAAGGCTAGATTCTGCCACCATCAAAGAGCTCATTGGCTGGTAAAGAGCTTATCAACTATAAacttctattaattttttaaaatgaatgcgCAGTATTTGTATAAGCTATtactgtatttaacattatttagttatttttaagaGGCAGTGATGATAGTTGTTAAAAGAAGAAATGGAACCGAGTCAATGCTGGACAATCCATTTCATTTGGAGATCTTGAGTTTTGCTTGTTGACTGCTAGGCACAGATAATCGTTCGTGAAGTTGATGGAAGGGAGATGGTACTAAGGTAGATTTGGCCATTATGAGGTTGCCATTGACCATATGGGTCAATGGGAAATTAGATGTCTATCGGGAGGGGAATTGAACTTGCATCGGAATCACCAACGGTGCAATGACTGGAAAAGGGGAATAGTAATTCTAGCTACAATTTTTAATTGTGCAAGTGcgatataatttttcttttttaaatagattatattattaaaaaattaatttttttatatgcatttaatatttatttatttagatgaaTCACTTATCttctataattacaaatattatttttttattttttataaaaaaaatttactattcatcatcctacACATAATAAATGacacttgtttttatttttatttctcttaaattaatcgagtgagaaaaaaatgtgtataatatgaagataaagaatataatttttccttttataaatatcatttttccatattttgattttgataaatgatatttataatctaaATTATACAAACATTacgtaaattttttaaaaaataaaaaataaatacgatatttatataaaaaattaaatttttaataatatactatacattttttttaaataattgcgACGCGCTACGTAACATTACTGTTTGACCTTTGGGAGTGCGACGAGGCCCCTGAGTGCCATCTGGATACCCTGGGTAATCCTGCACGTCTCCCCAATCGAAAAAGCAAAAGTGGGAATTGTGGGATAGGGGTGGGTGGGTGGGACTGTGACATCTTCAGAGTAGTCCTGACACTGTCTcccttttttaactttcccaTATGACTATTGCGCCAACTCAAAAGCCAGTGAGCCAGCCAGCCCACCCACCCACTTACTCCGTGAAAAAAGTTGTCCATTATGCAACTACCGACGGATCAAAAGTGTTCTCATAGGAAACCGGgaccaaaaaaaggaaaaccctCAAGGGTTACCTGAAATTTGAACCATTTTACCACTGGTCTCAGCATTTCCAAATTTGTCATTAGGCTAATAAGATTCAAAGACGTCATgaagattacaaaaaaaaaaaaaaaaaccttttggGATTGGCGAATAAACAGTCTCCGATGTAGCAAGATTCCGATTTGGTGTCATAACATCGTTTTCATTGCTCTCGACTCTCTATTTTCTCTATTATAAAAAGAGAATGAATAGAAATAACCTCTATTTTTTGCTTGCGGTGTTGGTGTACTCTTTCAaaatatcttatgaaaaattataattatagttgtgataattatttaaaataaataaatacgagactcaaataatttttttttaataataaattttattttattttaaaataattacacgaggTTCGCCTATTTCATTTCTTATCATTTACGCGCTGAAAAAGTGAACATTTTCACTCCTACAGTTCAGTGAAGTCCCCACCggcaattttttgttattttacgTAGCTTTTGGAGGGTGAGGAAACATCTTTTCTGAAATATAGGAAGAGGTTTACTGCTCTTCAAGATAGCATGTATTTGAGAAAACAAACATTATTAGGCTAGAGGGGAGGGGGGAAAGGAATGGCTAGGTGTTTACGCAGGCTCATGTTGGGGGAATAATGGTGGGGGATAGACAGTGTCACAGTCACACATTGGCAATTGCCAAGCTAGAGATGGGGTACCCAcctaatgcttttttttttttgtctccttTCTCCACTCTTAATGTGTGGAATTGAGGACCTAATTTGCGCCAGGAAGGTGCGTCCGTCACTATCAGTAGGCAGCAAGAAGAtctatgaaatttggttaaagagGAAAGATGCACTTTGGTTAAAGGGAGAAGGCCCACTAACCCTGACGAGACAAAATGCCAAATGGGGCATAAAAAAAAGTGGGTATCCACCACAAAGagagtgtgtgtatgtgtgaaAGAGAGAGTTTTCCCGGCCCACCATGTGGGTGATCTTGGCCGTTTGTGGCAGAGCTGATTTGTTAACTTGTTAatcaaacctctctctctctctcacctctttctttttgaaaGGGCAGTTGGTCCAAGTCCAAGGGAGAAGGAGAGTTGATGACAAAGAGTTTTGCGACGAGGAAGAGTTGATaataaagagtttttttttactatttataaattgatacgTCAACTCCTAATTAATGTTGACAGACTTTCACGCCAATAATGCACTTGTCTGCGGCCAAATAGGTTGAGAAACATTAGTAATCCTGTTCACTATTTTAATTTCTACCatctttctattattttataatataatattaaaaaattaaaattatttattatattttacttataaatttattatttaatatcacattataaaatgataaaatgatgataaaaattaagatgatgaatagatttttttttttttagtaacatATGACTTTCTGGTTAGGAAAAATTAGAGgattaatattaagaatataccgctacatgcataaaattataataaatatattatatcaaatcttataaatttataaatttacttttatataatttatttatgattaaaatattttatttgaacggtataatctaatttttcaaaacaatcgATACATCATGTCAatcatacaatatttatatctTGTTGGTGTATAATTTCTGAGATAACATAAGTTTTTAACCTAGCATTCTCATccgattttttaaattttttcgtaaattttagctaaaaataaCACTccctataattttatcttaaattttacttatcGTCAAAAAACTTTCTACATCTCAtttctttatcatttctctattttataaaaataatattcttttattcattctttattactttttctcttacttctatttacaaacttaactactcaatattctttcttatgttttgaactattactctagtgaatatgttaaacaaaaatttaaataatttttttgtgggtatgataatatttttaaaattaattttttcatattttagtaattatttaaattatttttaaaatcattatttaaaattataataaatatgagtatga from Juglans microcarpa x Juglans regia isolate MS1-56 chromosome 3S, Jm3101_v1.0, whole genome shotgun sequence encodes:
- the LOC121258888 gene encoding squamosa promoter-binding-like protein 6, whose translation is MEPWSYNLEEKGLMFSDEIDLQVDVRATSKKSSEWGDKSTFNFERNGLVSNGEAVARMELEFRDFVRKPFHGNQGMEILSGEVCCSTSKRAVSPQCIFASNSCFEEVASEAKLSSSVLEANSLNSSLIDLKLGRLADWKDVENSKILKYRPVLPSEPPSLLTKRARKTSSYSQTAFCQVYGCNKDLSSSKDYHKRHKVCDVHSKTTKVIVNGIEQRFCQQCSRFHLLAEFDDGKRSCRKRLAGHNERRRKPQLDTLSGKHKLLQSYQGTGYLGTSLPKRTPFVFPDIFQAGVVYPGKSVQANGFRHIKLEGESFNSPQSAMPITSRQLLSNSILHLHGIGKQHCLGLPSSGAEDCNVTVSTVQELSEPSISSRALSLLSAQSQDLSSHLTGIPMASPQIMQGDSAHHGNVQVSEKPLWVSSMEQYGPNGLYSYGINSIEVDKLGSIMFSDPSHAAGFQVHTDGIFQESKMLNAKYCPPDHGSTVDWLQLSSHLQMEQQKNSLQVKQENEGSGYFPAFRAVCNPQG